One genomic window of Halorubrum hochsteinianum includes the following:
- a CDS encoding glycine zipper domain-containing protein, producing MGSRIRNAVDRAKYAAVGAAVGAAVGGLWSRNAASTGGALGGLAGATLAELKSGAGGVFADGDGDEVDADETPEADAAA from the coding sequence ATGGGATCACGAATCCGAAACGCGGTCGACAGGGCGAAGTACGCGGCCGTCGGCGCTGCCGTCGGTGCCGCGGTCGGCGGGCTGTGGAGCCGGAACGCGGCGAGCACGGGCGGCGCGCTCGGCGGGCTGGCCGGCGCGACGCTCGCCGAACTGAAGTCCGGCGCTGGCGGCGTGTTCGCGGACGGCGACGGAGACGAGGTCGACGCCGACGAGACGCCCGAGGCCGACGCGGCCGCGTGA
- a CDS encoding CBS domain-containing protein, producing MSGKPTVGEYMTREVETVSPDETVAAVARRMADSDGHNGFPVTQGRTVEGFVAAGDLLLADDDAPVFTVMTENLIVAHPDMKVTDAARVILRSGIQRLPVVDDADNLVGIISNTDVVRSQIERATPGKVGKLMRTLSQIHGVELDEERREVEIAALTPTQARVYADELEGRQYELENGLAEPLVVIDNGGTLYLADGHHRAMAAREAGIETMDAYVIVPRSTVDLGMAKTAEKEGLRVVDDIEVVDYARHPLVETTKRLQ from the coding sequence ATGAGCGGGAAACCGACCGTCGGCGAGTACATGACCCGGGAGGTAGAGACGGTCAGCCCGGACGAGACGGTGGCGGCCGTCGCGCGCCGCATGGCCGACAGCGACGGGCACAACGGGTTCCCCGTCACGCAGGGCCGCACCGTGGAGGGGTTTGTCGCGGCCGGGGACCTGCTGCTCGCGGACGACGACGCCCCCGTGTTCACGGTGATGACGGAGAACCTGATCGTCGCGCACCCCGACATGAAGGTGACCGACGCCGCGCGGGTGATCCTTCGGTCCGGCATCCAGCGGCTCCCGGTCGTCGACGACGCCGACAACCTCGTCGGGATCATCTCGAACACGGACGTCGTCCGCTCGCAGATCGAGCGCGCGACGCCCGGGAAAGTCGGGAAGCTGATGCGGACCCTCTCGCAGATCCACGGCGTCGAGCTCGACGAGGAGCGGCGCGAGGTCGAGATCGCGGCCCTGACGCCCACGCAGGCCCGCGTGTACGCCGACGAGCTGGAGGGGCGGCAGTACGAGCTGGAGAACGGCCTCGCCGAGCCGCTCGTCGTCATCGACAACGGCGGCACGCTCTACCTGGCCGACGGTCACCACCGGGCGATGGCGGCCCGCGAAGCCGGCATCGAGACGATGGACGCGTACGTGATCGTCCCGCGGAGCACCGTCGACCTCGGGATGGCGAAGACCGCCGAGAAGGAGGGGCTCCGGGTCGTCGACGACATCGAGGTCGTCGACTACGCCAGACACCCGCTCGTGGAGACGACGAAGCGGCTCCAGTGA
- the lonB gene encoding ATP-dependent protease LonB yields the protein MSNEKDTNDPTADDPDEPPHGGVDDSSPAGNGEDAAHGDPEPDEGPASDPDVDRDPAADSGGESAADPDDADEPWDDDVVVDEGDGFDEADVVGGTADANGESAGPADDGGIDELGSTVEVEGAEIEEDPDEDDLLGGLKIDTTAELEIPDRLVDQVIGQEHARDVIIKAAKQRRHVMMIGSPGTGKSMLAKAMSELLPKEELQDVLVYHNPEDGNKPKVRTVPAGKGDQIVEAHREEARKRNQMRSLLMWIIIAVVLGYALIIAGTILVGIIAAGVVYLVFRYLNRGSDAMIPNLLVNNGDTKTAPFRDATGAHAGALLGDVRHDPFQSGGMETPSHDRVEAGAIHKANKGVLFIDEINTLDIRSQQHLMTAIQEGEFSITGQSERSSGAMVQTEPVPTDFVMIAAGNLDAMENMHPALRSRIKGYGYEVYMEDTIEDTPEMRRKYVRFIAQEVAKDGRLPEFSAEAVEEIILEAKRRSGRKGHLTLKMRNLGGMVRVAGDIARGEDADITTRDHVLQAKGRSRSIEQQLADDYIERRKDYELEVSDGYVVGRVNGLAVMGEDSGIMLPVMAEVTPTQGGGQVIATGQLKEMAEESVQNVSAIIKKFSDENISEKDIHIQFIQTGQQGVDGDSASITVATAVISALENVGVDQSLAMTGSLSVRGDVLPVGGVTHKIEAAAKAGCDRVIIPAANEQDVMIEDEYEEMIEIIPVSHISEVLDIALEGETEKDSLVSRLKSITGSTLKESNVSSPSSPSPQ from the coding sequence ATGAGCAACGAGAAGGACACGAACGACCCGACGGCCGACGACCCCGACGAACCGCCTCACGGCGGCGTCGACGACTCGAGTCCGGCGGGGAACGGCGAGGACGCCGCGCACGGCGACCCCGAGCCCGACGAGGGTCCGGCGAGCGACCCCGACGTCGACCGGGACCCGGCCGCGGACTCCGGCGGGGAGTCGGCCGCGGACCCCGACGACGCGGACGAGCCCTGGGACGACGACGTCGTCGTCGACGAGGGCGACGGGTTTGACGAGGCCGACGTCGTCGGGGGGACCGCCGACGCCAACGGCGAGAGCGCCGGTCCGGCCGACGACGGCGGGATCGACGAGCTCGGTAGCACCGTCGAGGTGGAAGGGGCCGAGATCGAGGAGGACCCCGACGAGGACGACCTGCTCGGCGGGCTCAAGATCGACACCACCGCCGAACTCGAGATCCCCGACCGGCTCGTCGACCAGGTCATCGGGCAGGAACACGCCCGCGACGTGATCATCAAGGCGGCGAAGCAGCGCCGCCACGTGATGATGATCGGCTCGCCGGGGACCGGCAAGTCGATGCTCGCGAAGGCGATGTCCGAGCTGCTCCCCAAAGAGGAGCTTCAGGACGTCCTGGTGTATCACAACCCCGAGGACGGCAACAAGCCGAAGGTGCGGACCGTGCCGGCCGGCAAGGGCGACCAGATCGTTGAGGCGCACCGCGAGGAGGCGCGCAAGCGCAACCAGATGCGGTCGCTCCTCATGTGGATCATCATCGCCGTCGTGTTGGGCTACGCGCTCATCATCGCCGGCACGATCCTCGTGGGCATCATCGCGGCCGGCGTGGTGTACCTCGTCTTCCGCTACCTGAACCGCGGGTCGGACGCGATGATCCCGAACCTGCTGGTGAACAACGGCGACACGAAGACCGCGCCGTTCCGCGACGCGACCGGCGCGCACGCCGGCGCGCTGCTCGGCGACGTCCGGCACGACCCGTTCCAGTCCGGGGGGATGGAGACGCCCAGCCACGACCGCGTCGAGGCCGGGGCCATCCACAAGGCGAACAAGGGCGTGCTGTTCATCGACGAGATCAACACGCTCGACATCCGCAGCCAGCAGCACCTCATGACGGCGATCCAGGAGGGCGAGTTCTCGATCACGGGCCAGTCCGAGCGCTCCTCGGGCGCGATGGTCCAGACCGAGCCCGTCCCGACTGACTTCGTCATGATCGCGGCCGGGAACCTCGACGCGATGGAGAACATGCACCCGGCGCTGCGCTCCCGGATCAAGGGGTACGGCTACGAGGTGTACATGGAGGACACCATCGAGGACACCCCGGAGATGCGCCGGAAGTACGTCCGGTTCATCGCTCAGGAGGTCGCGAAGGACGGCCGACTGCCGGAGTTCTCGGCCGAGGCGGTCGAGGAGATCATCCTCGAGGCCAAGCGCCGGTCCGGCCGGAAGGGCCACCTCACGCTGAAGATGCGGAACCTCGGCGGGATGGTCCGCGTCGCGGGCGACATCGCCCGGGGCGAGGACGCCGATATCACCACCCGCGACCACGTGCTTCAGGCGAAGGGCCGCTCGCGCTCGATCGAGCAGCAGCTCGCGGACGACTACATCGAGCGCCGGAAGGACTACGAGCTGGAAGTGTCCGACGGCTACGTCGTCGGGCGCGTCAACGGCCTCGCCGTGATGGGCGAGGACTCCGGGATCATGCTCCCGGTGATGGCCGAGGTGACGCCGACTCAGGGCGGCGGGCAGGTGATCGCCACCGGCCAGCTCAAGGAGATGGCCGAGGAGTCGGTCCAGAACGTCTCGGCGATCATCAAGAAGTTCTCCGACGAGAACATCTCGGAGAAGGACATCCACATCCAGTTCATCCAGACGGGCCAGCAGGGCGTCGACGGCGACAGCGCGTCCATCACGGTCGCGACCGCCGTCATCTCCGCCTTGGAGAACGTCGGCGTCGACCAGAGCCTCGCGATGACCGGCTCGCTTTCGGTCCGCGGCGACGTGCTCCCCGTCGGCGGGGTGACTCACAAGATCGAGGCGGCCGCGAAGGCCGGCTGCGACCGGGTCATCATCCCCGCGGCCAACGAGCAGGACGTGATGATCGAAGACGAGTACGAGGAGATGATCGAGATCATCCCCGTCTCGCACATCAGCGAGGTCCTCGACATCGCCCTCGAAGGCGAGACCGAGAAGGACTCGCTCGTCTCGCGGCTGAAGTCGATCACGGGGTCGACGCTGAAGGAGAGCAACGTCTCCAGCCCGTCCAGCCCGAGCCCGCAGTAA
- a CDS encoding nicotinamide-nucleotide adenylyltransferase, producing MRGFYIGRYQPFHNGHQHMVEEIAAEVDELVLGIGSAGDSHTTRNPFTAGERVMMVTKAVEEFDITTYVVPIEDLDRNSVWVSHVRSMTPRFDVAYSNNPLVVRLFEEAGVEVRQSPMFRRDVLEGTELRERMIRGRDWADLVPDAVVDVIREVDGVRRIRRIAETDANGEEPSDA from the coding sequence ATGCGGGGGTTCTACATCGGTCGGTATCAGCCGTTCCACAACGGTCACCAGCACATGGTGGAAGAGATCGCGGCGGAGGTCGACGAGCTCGTCTTGGGAATCGGCTCCGCCGGGGACTCCCACACCACGCGGAACCCCTTCACCGCCGGCGAGCGCGTCATGATGGTGACGAAGGCCGTCGAGGAGTTCGACATCACCACCTACGTCGTCCCCATCGAGGACCTCGACCGGAACTCCGTGTGGGTGAGCCACGTCCGGAGCATGACCCCCCGGTTCGACGTGGCGTACTCGAACAACCCGCTCGTGGTCCGGCTGTTCGAGGAGGCGGGCGTCGAGGTGCGCCAGTCGCCGATGTTCCGTCGCGACGTGTTAGAGGGGACCGAGCTCCGCGAGCGGATGATCCGCGGCCGCGACTGGGCGGACCTCGTCCCGGACGCCGTCGTCGACGTGATCCGCGAGGTCGACGGGGTCCGGCGCATCCGCCGGATCGCCGAGACCGACGCGAACGGCGAGGAGCCGTCGGACGCGTAG
- a CDS encoding SAM hydrolase/SAM-dependent halogenase family protein, which produces MITLTSDFGSPYPAAMKGVIRRHTDAELIDVAHDLPRGDPRAAAFWLRFVLPEFPPAVHCAVVDPGVGTDRAALVVRAGAHVVVAPDNGLAMPPARALAAEESDVEAWTVAVDEPASETFHGRDVFAPTAARVRTALDDADESTGDGRVTPSAVADALAAMDDLSPASDPVDVRFPEPSVERDGDDGAGDSTGDVVAVDGEVLAIDRFGNVITNVPGELIRGRDWIRVDGDLTPVAETFGAVDPGERLVTVGSHGYVECDVNDGRGDGAFDLRPGDSVRLVPDSVSL; this is translated from the coding sequence ATGATCACGCTCACCTCGGACTTCGGCTCGCCGTATCCCGCCGCGATGAAGGGAGTGATCCGCCGGCACACGGACGCCGAGCTGATCGACGTGGCCCACGACTTACCCCGCGGGGACCCCCGCGCGGCGGCCTTCTGGCTCCGGTTCGTCCTCCCGGAGTTCCCGCCGGCGGTCCACTGCGCGGTCGTCGACCCCGGCGTCGGCACCGACCGCGCCGCCCTGGTCGTCCGCGCCGGTGCGCACGTCGTCGTCGCGCCCGACAACGGCCTCGCGATGCCGCCGGCCCGGGCGCTGGCGGCCGAGGAGTCGGACGTCGAGGCGTGGACCGTCGCGGTCGACGAACCCGCGAGCGAGACGTTCCACGGCCGCGACGTGTTCGCCCCGACCGCGGCCCGGGTCCGGACGGCGCTCGACGACGCGGACGAGTCGACGGGTGACGGGAGGGTGACGCCGAGCGCGGTCGCCGACGCGCTCGCCGCGATGGACGACCTCTCGCCCGCGAGCGACCCCGTCGACGTCCGCTTCCCGGAGCCGTCGGTCGAGCGCGACGGGGACGACGGGGCGGGCGACTCCACCGGCGATGTCGTCGCCGTCGACGGCGAGGTGCTCGCGATCGACCGGTTCGGGAACGTGATCACCAACGTCCCGGGCGAGCTGATCCGCGGCCGCGACTGGATCCGCGTCGACGGCGACCTCACCCCGGTCGCGGAGACGTTCGGAGCCGTCGACCCCGGCGAGCGCCTCGTCACCGTCGGGAGCCACGGCTACGTGGAGTGCGACGTCAACGACGGGCGCGGCGACGGCGCGTTCGACCTCCGGCCCGGCGACTCGGTGCGGCTCGTGCCCGACAGCGTCAGCCTCTGA
- a CDS encoding DUF5793 family protein, translating into MRRDYFDLTVDGVGDGVDSRSPPLVRIDFHGPADLLRGRLSGGESDGDDDLLTADEIDVAFRLREPLDEADDPEGVVGVTNRYTGDFVLELNETATDVLPFIHAARDATEDGDAQYRVEIDVDGERLVAYDKDTFLVYDHEGNLLRSESLIPSGVEL; encoded by the coding sequence ATGCGGCGTGACTACTTCGATCTGACCGTCGACGGCGTCGGCGACGGCGTCGACTCCCGGTCGCCCCCGCTGGTGCGGATCGACTTCCACGGGCCGGCGGACCTGCTCCGCGGTCGGCTCTCCGGGGGCGAGAGCGACGGCGACGACGACCTGCTCACGGCCGACGAGATCGACGTCGCCTTCCGACTCCGAGAGCCGCTGGACGAGGCGGACGACCCCGAGGGCGTGGTGGGCGTCACCAACCGCTACACCGGGGACTTCGTCCTCGAACTCAACGAGACGGCGACTGACGTGCTCCCCTTCATCCACGCCGCTCGGGATGCCACGGAGGACGGCGACGCCCAGTACCGCGTCGAGATCGACGTGGACGGCGAGCGGCTCGTCGCCTACGACAAGGACACGTTCCTCGTGTACGACCACGAGGGGAATCTCCTCCGCAGCGAGAGCCTGATCCCCTCCGGCGTCGAACTCTGA
- a CDS encoding type II/IV secretion system ATPase subunit, translating into MASDVGGSDLGDRIEALQRRLSRTWELLQGSALDVRPFRPGEDGPLASFTVPDDEREVDRYWVNAPYAYVVITYDDVESEHRYYAVEPELDGFERELLDRVVDDIRDPLLYREGTGKTDEETLTSELETLLEGYGVEAGMDTFHALLYYLYRDFRGYGKVDPLLNDRHIEDVSCDGYDLPIFVYHDQYTDIETNVSFDQESLDSYVIRLAQQSGRHVSVGDPIVETTLPDGSRAELALGEEVTPRGSAFTIRQYAEDPLTPVDLVEYGTFSVEQMAYFWLCIEHNKSLIFAGGTASGKTTSMNAVSMFVPPRAKVLTIEDTRELSLYHDNWLSAVTRERRYEGTDIDMYDLLRSALRHRPEYIIVGEVRGEEAITLFQAMNTGHTTFSTMHADSIETVINRLENEPINVPRAMVQSLDMLSVQTLTRSDDERVRRAKTIGEIGGIDQRTGELDYSSAFEWVPDSDTFRRNDSSLLEEIADERGWSRSELLREVRRRERFIELLSALGINDYRTFTALVNEYYADPERVMDKLDERAAAADDVDADSLTDEEGVATAGDPAVDAADR; encoded by the coding sequence ATGGCGAGCGACGTCGGCGGGAGCGACCTCGGCGACCGGATCGAGGCCCTCCAGCGGCGGCTCTCCCGGACGTGGGAGCTGCTTCAGGGGTCCGCGCTCGACGTCCGCCCGTTTCGTCCGGGGGAGGACGGGCCGCTCGCCTCCTTCACCGTCCCGGACGACGAGCGCGAGGTCGACCGCTACTGGGTGAACGCGCCGTACGCGTACGTCGTGATCACCTACGACGACGTCGAGAGCGAACACCGCTACTACGCCGTCGAGCCGGAGCTGGACGGGTTCGAGCGCGAGCTCCTCGACCGCGTCGTCGACGACATCCGCGACCCGCTCCTGTACCGCGAGGGGACCGGCAAGACCGACGAAGAGACGCTTACATCGGAGCTGGAGACGCTGTTAGAGGGGTACGGCGTCGAGGCCGGGATGGACACGTTCCACGCCCTGCTGTACTACCTCTACCGCGACTTCCGCGGCTACGGGAAGGTCGACCCCCTGCTGAACGACCGCCACATCGAGGACGTCTCCTGTGACGGCTACGACCTCCCGATCTTCGTCTACCACGACCAGTACACCGACATCGAGACGAACGTCTCCTTCGACCAGGAGTCGCTCGACAGCTACGTGATCCGGCTCGCACAGCAGTCCGGCCGCCACGTCTCCGTCGGCGACCCCATCGTCGAGACGACGCTGCCGGACGGCTCGCGCGCGGAACTCGCGCTCGGCGAGGAGGTGACGCCGCGCGGCTCGGCGTTCACGATCCGCCAGTACGCCGAGGACCCGCTCACCCCCGTCGACCTCGTGGAGTACGGCACCTTCTCCGTCGAGCAGATGGCGTACTTCTGGCTCTGTATCGAGCACAACAAGAGCCTCATCTTCGCGGGCGGGACCGCCTCCGGGAAGACCACCTCGATGAACGCGGTGTCGATGTTCGTCCCGCCGCGCGCGAAGGTGCTCACCATCGAGGACACCCGCGAGCTCTCCTTATACCACGACAACTGGCTCTCGGCGGTCACCCGCGAGCGCCGGTACGAGGGAACCGACATCGACATGTACGACCTGCTGCGCTCCGCGCTGCGCCACCGCCCCGAGTACATCATCGTCGGCGAGGTCCGCGGCGAGGAGGCGATCACGCTGTTCCAGGCGATGAACACGGGCCACACGACGTTCTCGACGATGCACGCCGACTCGATCGAGACGGTGATCAACCGGCTGGAGAACGAGCCGATCAACGTCCCTCGCGCGATGGTCCAGTCGCTCGACATGCTCTCGGTCCAGACGCTCACGCGCTCCGACGACGAGCGCGTGCGCCGCGCGAAGACGATCGGTGAGATCGGGGGGATCGATCAGCGAACCGGCGAGCTCGACTACTCGTCGGCGTTCGAGTGGGTGCCCGACTCCGACACGTTCCGGCGCAACGACTCGTCGCTGTTGGAGGAGATCGCCGACGAGCGCGGCTGGTCCCGGTCGGAGCTGCTCCGGGAGGTCCGCCGCCGCGAGCGGTTCATCGAACTGCTCTCCGCGCTCGGCATCAACGACTACCGCACGTTCACCGCCCTCGTCAACGAGTACTACGCAGACCCCGAGCGCGTGATGGACAAGCTCGACGAGCGCGCCGCCGCGGCCGACGACGTCGACGCGGACTCTCTCACCGACGAAGAGGGCGTCGCCACCGCGGGAGACCCGGCGGTCGACGCCGCGGACCGATGA
- a CDS encoding type II secretion system F family protein encodes MIEYLPLAAAVAACLALALPLVDDRVDLFVTRVALSAFGDYVGENETRRRAQRDQMRAAHVAGTTHRVYASRTLLYAAVLGVAGSVIGVYGAAGLLAALDVGEAAIREALPAEFGFVAVVTRLADLGLGRLFVLLAVVSATVGAGLALGAYLARWQLLDQRAHARAAEIDATLPRTVAFMYALSRSGMAFPRVMDTLAENEAVYGEAATELSVAVRDMNAFGTDALTALQRVSRRTPSDDLADFSENLASVLGTGQSVSAFLNDQYERYQAEAEAKQEQYLELLSTFAEAYVTALVAGPLFFITILVVIGLVLQDTMPLLRVVVYLGVPLATFGFVVYVDSVTQGVGGTETVAESSLSDPDTPSVSGVRHATDEPGDRGGSPRFDGGAASGRGPDGVTADGRGPDGGTADGRGGGGPGRDAPGADRWAASRERLRAYDRLRWVRQLIASPAETVLASPRTVLLAAVPIAVVGLLVFAFPITLGTPVEMVGQVDGPIVVATAFVLAAYAVAYEFGKRRVRRIESAVPDFLDRLASVNEAGTAVIGSVRRVADSNLEALTADLRRTRRDVDWGADVSTALRRLERRVRSPMMSRAVALVTNAIRASGDVGPVLRIAADESRATWSLRRERRQVMLTYLIVIYISFLVFLGIIAALSVSFIPAIESAGVPGAGGGLPDAGSGVPSGPSGITDGIGDIDVAAYEQLFFHAAAIQATCSGLVAGQLGEGSVRDGVKHVVVLLALTLVAFVAIGAV; translated from the coding sequence ATGATCGAGTATCTCCCCCTCGCCGCGGCGGTCGCGGCCTGCCTCGCGCTCGCGCTCCCGCTCGTCGACGACCGGGTCGACCTGTTCGTCACCCGCGTCGCGCTGTCGGCGTTCGGCGACTACGTCGGCGAGAACGAGACGCGGCGGCGGGCCCAGCGCGACCAGATGCGCGCGGCCCACGTCGCCGGGACGACCCACCGGGTGTACGCCTCGCGCACGCTGCTGTACGCCGCCGTCCTCGGCGTCGCCGGCAGCGTCATCGGCGTGTACGGGGCCGCGGGGCTGCTCGCCGCGCTCGACGTCGGCGAGGCCGCGATCCGCGAGGCGCTCCCGGCCGAGTTCGGGTTCGTCGCGGTCGTCACCCGGCTCGCCGACCTCGGGCTCGGCAGGCTGTTCGTCCTGCTCGCGGTCGTCTCCGCGACCGTCGGCGCGGGGCTGGCGCTCGGGGCGTACCTCGCCCGGTGGCAGCTGCTCGACCAGCGCGCACACGCGAGGGCGGCCGAGATAGACGCCACCCTCCCCCGAACCGTCGCGTTCATGTACGCGCTCTCGCGGTCGGGGATGGCGTTCCCGCGGGTGATGGACACGCTCGCGGAGAACGAGGCGGTGTACGGCGAGGCCGCCACGGAGCTGTCGGTCGCGGTCCGGGACATGAACGCCTTCGGGACCGACGCGCTCACCGCGCTCCAGCGGGTCTCCCGGCGAACGCCCAGCGACGACCTCGCCGACTTCTCGGAGAACCTCGCGTCCGTCCTCGGGACCGGGCAGTCGGTGTCGGCGTTCCTCAACGACCAGTACGAGCGCTACCAGGCGGAGGCGGAGGCGAAACAGGAGCAGTACCTCGAACTGCTCTCGACGTTCGCCGAGGCGTACGTCACCGCGCTGGTCGCCGGCCCGCTCTTTTTCATCACCATCCTCGTCGTCATCGGACTCGTCTTGCAGGACACGATGCCGCTCCTGCGCGTCGTCGTCTACCTCGGCGTTCCGCTCGCCACCTTCGGGTTCGTCGTCTACGTCGACAGCGTGACGCAGGGCGTCGGCGGCACCGAGACGGTCGCGGAGTCGTCGCTCTCGGACCCGGACACGCCGTCGGTCTCGGGGGTGCGCCACGCGACGGACGAGCCGGGAGACCGCGGCGGCTCCCCGCGGTTCGACGGGGGCGCAGCGAGCGGACGCGGGCCGGACGGGGTGACGGCGGACGGACGCGGGCCGGACGGGGGGACGGCGGACGGACGCGGGGGAGGGGGTCCCGGCCGCGACGCCCCCGGCGCGGACCGGTGGGCGGCGAGCCGCGAGCGGCTCCGGGCGTACGACCGTCTCCGCTGGGTCAGACAGTTGATCGCGTCGCCCGCGGAGACGGTGCTGGCCTCGCCGCGGACCGTGTTGCTCGCCGCGGTCCCGATCGCGGTCGTCGGACTGCTCGTCTTCGCGTTCCCGATCACGCTCGGGACGCCGGTGGAGATGGTCGGGCAGGTCGACGGGCCGATCGTCGTCGCGACGGCGTTCGTCCTCGCGGCGTACGCGGTCGCCTACGAGTTCGGTAAGCGTCGGGTCCGGCGCATCGAGTCCGCCGTCCCCGACTTCCTCGACCGCCTCGCCAGCGTCAACGAGGCGGGGACCGCGGTGATCGGCAGCGTCCGGCGCGTCGCCGACTCGAACCTGGAGGCGCTGACGGCGGACCTCCGGCGGACGCGCCGCGACGTGGACTGGGGGGCGGACGTCTCGACCGCGCTCCGCCGACTCGAACGCCGGGTCCGATCCCCGATGATGTCCCGGGCGGTCGCGCTCGTCACCAACGCCATCCGGGCGAGCGGCGACGTCGGCCCGGTCCTGCGGATCGCGGCCGACGAGTCGCGCGCGACGTGGTCGCTCCGGCGCGAGCGGCGACAGGTGATGCTGACGTACCTAATCGTGATCTACATCTCCTTCCTCGTCTTCCTCGGGATCATCGCGGCGCTGTCGGTGTCGTTCATCCCCGCCATCGAGTCCGCCGGCGTCCCGGGCGCGGGCGGCGGCCTCCCGGACGCCGGGAGCGGCGTCCCCTCGGGCCCTTCGGGGATCACGGACGGGATCGGCGACATCGACGTCGCGGCCTACGAGCAGCTGTTCTTCCACGCCGCCGCGATACAGGCGACCTGCTCCGGGCTCGTCGCCGGCCAGCTGGGCGAGGGGTCGGTGCGCGACGGCGTGAAACACGTCGTGGTGCTGCTCGCGCTCACGCTCGTCGCGTTCGTCGCGATCGGCGCGGTGTGA
- a CDS encoding class I SAM-dependent methyltransferase — protein MDPQSTGDPQSTYDRIASHFSKTREYAWPEVESFLADRSAARALDVGCGNGRHTEALAARAETAVGVDLSRGLLDEAVSRARDRGYADAAAFIHADAASLPVRDGAVDLAVYVATLHHLSPRAERVESLNELARVLAPGGVALVSAWSTAHDRFDRDEGFDTTVDWTLPGGETVPRYYHIYSPAEFESDLGASGLEVRHTRVSSGNCYAAVSAPGR, from the coding sequence ATGGACCCGCAGTCGACCGGCGATCCGCAGTCGACCTACGACCGCATCGCGAGCCACTTCTCGAAGACCCGCGAGTACGCGTGGCCCGAGGTCGAGTCGTTCCTCGCGGACCGGTCGGCGGCGCGGGCGCTCGACGTGGGCTGCGGAAACGGCCGGCACACGGAGGCGCTCGCGGCGCGCGCCGAGACCGCGGTCGGGGTCGACCTCAGCCGCGGCCTGCTGGACGAGGCGGTTTCCCGCGCCCGCGACCGGGGGTACGCGGACGCGGCCGCCTTCATCCACGCCGACGCCGCGTCGCTGCCGGTGCGCGACGGCGCGGTCGACCTCGCGGTGTACGTCGCCACGCTCCACCACCTCTCGCCCCGGGCCGAACGCGTCGAGAGCCTGAACGAGCTGGCCCGGGTCCTCGCGCCGGGCGGGGTCGCGCTCGTCAGCGCGTGGAGCACGGCCCACGACCGGTTCGACCGCGACGAGGGGTTCGACACGACCGTCGACTGGACCCTGCCGGGCGGCGAGACCGTCCCCCGGTACTATCACATCTACTCCCCCGCCGAGTTCGAGTCGGACCTCGGGGCGAGCGGCCTCGAAGTCCGCCACACGCGCGTTTCCAGCGGGAACTGTTACGCGGCGGTGTCGGCACCGGGCCGCTGA